One Nicotiana tabacum cultivar K326 chromosome 23, ASM71507v2, whole genome shotgun sequence genomic window, GCTCCACCAGTAAGTATAGAAACAAGGTTTCCTGCAAGCATTGGCGCATTTCTACCAGTTGTATCAAGATTTATCCTTCCATACTCGATCTTAGTGACCGATAACCAAGTGATAATCCCTAACAAACAGCCAACAACTGTCCCCAGGATTGCGCCAAAACTGTTTGCTTTTTGCCATAAAAGCATGAAAGCAATTGGGAGAACAGCTGATCCTATGAAAACTCCCATGGCTAAATACATCCAACCTAGAGAAACCCCTGCCTTGTTCAAAACTACTGCTAAAATGCCCATGAAACAGCCAAATCCTAATACAACTCCTCTTGAAACTTTTAGAATTTGTTTTCCACTTGCATCAGGGTTGATGTATGCACGATAGATGTCATATGTACATAATGAAGAGACTGCAATTAGCTCAGATGAACCAGCTGATGTGACAGCCCTAATCAATACAGAAGAAGTCATATAATTGAAAGTTAACAGAACCATTTCCACGCATAGTTCTTGATTAGGCACTTACATAAAGAGCATTGTGAGGAGAAGAATCGACCCCCCTTTTCCCATCAAAGCAATAGCTGTAGCTGGAGGAACTAGTCCATGGCTAGCCTCACTTGCTGTTATTGGTAAATCAAGAGCTAGTGCTCCAAGACCTAGTGATGTTGCCAAAGAGAATGGCACAGCAAACCAAACAAGACCACCCAACAAATAGCCCTTATGCGTCGATGATGGTCTTGCAGCAATGGCACTTACCCAGTACCCCTACATTTCAATATTTATGGTTATTAGTAAATGATGGTTACAGAGACATTCCATAAGCCAGTTTCTTGCTAAATTACACGAAAGAAGTTACATTGTCAACGAAAACTGTGCCAAAATTTCCCACGATGTTGATGATACCAAAGACAAGACCACCTGAACTCAACATAGTAACATAAGACCCCTTGAAATTCCCAGTAACAGGACCACAAGATTGTCCAACATGGGATATTGGCTCTTGACAATTTCTTGACTTGCTTGCTACCTCTAATAAACGTCTGTAAACGAGGCTTGGGCTGCCAAGTTCATCGCTAGCAACATATACTAGGTACACAAAGATGACTAAAACCACGTGTACTGAAATCAACAACCAGAAAATTTCTTAGATGAGCGCGTGAAAAAGAGTAAAAAAGCTAATATAAAGAGTAAAATTTAGATACCTATGACAGAATGTATATAGCTAGCCAAGAAAGTAGCTTTTAGCCCTCCTGCTAAGGTGTAAATTATAACACCAAGAGGGATAAGAAAACTTGCAGCATATATATTGACGCCAGTGAGTGCATTAACGACAGCTGATCCACCAAGAAGCAACATGGCTGTTACTATAATGTTCGTCAAGAAGCAAAACCCCAGAAAAACAAGATGAGCAGCAGTTCCCCATCTGAAAATAATAGTAGTCAACAAACTGCCTGCCCAAAGAGAAGTTTTTAAGGATACAGCAGAGTTATCTTCATCTTTGGAGTTTCCATTACAAACCTTGCTTTGACGATTTCACAGACTGTATGAGCATAAGGAGCTTTTCGTTTGATCTCTATTGCCATCACACCAAAAAGGAGCACCTGTTTTGTAACAAATCTCTTTAGAAACAACTCAAAAATTTTTCTTCCTTCCTTCCTTCTTGAGAAGGTCAAGAATAGTATGTACCTGAATAGTAGCTCCACTTGCATACCAAAAGGGTCCACTAATTCCATACTCCCAGGCTACATTAGAACTTTGCAAGATTGTAGCTGCCCAAGTCCACTGCAAAAGAAGATGTTGCCATTAAGTTGATTGTAACTTTGAGTTACATTGGTATTATTAGGTAACAATAAAAATGGTACCTGAGACACAATTACACTTGCAATAAGTCCTGTTTTGACATTTCTACCAGCTGTGTTGAACCATTCTGATGTATGACGCGAACCAACATATCTTTTTTCCAGCCAAACCTTATAGCAGCGCATAGAAAATTACAAATAGGAAAGATGATAAAGCTATAATCCCATATGCCGAAGAGAATCAAATAAGTATATTACACATGCGACTCTTTTACATAATGATTTTGTGCCTTGCCAATTGAAGGCACAGTTATCAGTTAAATTGCTGCTTGTCGAACAGAGGTGATCAATCCACTATAAAAACTATTGCATGAATGTTGGATAAGTTGAAGAAGATAATAAGCAAAGTGGCTCCATAGGCCATAGACGATGAATATTCTTTAGGAATTAAAATTATCGCAGAATATGCATTTTACAGATTCTGGAGAAGCCAGATACTAACGTATCTAAATTTCTTTGAAAGTTATAAAAGAAGGACAATTGGAAAAGGTTCCTCCAAATTAAAGACAATGCCTCTTCTACCCCCTCGGCCCACCCTCTCCCCTCTCGTTAGAATTTAACTCATATACGCTAGCTGACATTATAATCAGTaagaaagagaaaagtaaaagtaaaactaGAATACCAGGAAAGAAGTGGAAGACTGcgaaaaaagctccaaaaccaagAATGACAGAGTAGCCAACACCCTGATTAAGAACAGGTTTTCCTCCAAAAAAGTTGCTTTGCCTCACACAACTATCCCCATCTCCAGAAACACTATAATATTTGGATGAAAATAGAAAAGGTGGCCAGTTTGAAGCCATGTGAGTGAACTGATCTCTTGATTTCATGTAAGAACTAAGGTGTAAGAATCTTTGTATTAATTTTAAAGCTATGATAGTCAACTGATTTAGTCCTACTTAAGACAAAAATAATTTAGAGCCAACAAAGTAAGCAACTTGGAATTGCAGAGGCCATTTTCTTGTGACGTTATGTACTACAGTACTTACTATAAAGTCTATGGAAATTTGTGCAAGTCAAACCAAAAATGGAGTTTTCAATATAAGTATTAGATGAATCTTCAAGTTGGCAGTGACAGATTCAAGGGTCACTCTCATGGCTTTGAGAATCTTTTGTCTTGGAGTAGCTGGATATTTCTTGGTTGAATAGTTCCATCAAATAAAAACAGAAACATTAGTTTTGAGTGATTATTTGTGTAATAAAGTAAAGCATGCATCCTTTGATTATTGATTTTAAATTCAGAACTCAGTTACTAAAACTTAATATCTCTATCCTAAAATTTAGGACTCATAACTGAGATGCGTGGTTCGacttatatttcatttaaagTGTGTTAATTAAATTGGGAATGGTGTGACAATCTTAATCATCGTATATAGTAAGCATGAGTTGAGGTCCATTGGATTTTGCTTAAATGTTGATGGTGGAAGAGGACAGTCTCTAGTAACTATCATTTTGCTCTTTGGGCTTAGGGTTCAAATTTGATCAAAATGTTTTAGATAATAGGCCGTGATCCTCAGATGGAGGAGCTTAGGTAGGCAAACTAAAAGCCCTCGAGTTGTTTTTGAATGAATGAATTTTGTGATGAATGACTTCTTCTTTTGGGCGTAGAATAGTATGTGTGTTCGCAATTGCCATAACTAAACGAAATATTCTTTTCTTTAAGAAGATGTGCCTTAGCCAAGTAATTAGGAAAATTAATCAAGACTTGCGAgataattaggattttttttcttttggcatgcaCTAGTAAAGAAAACAAACATTATTTCAGCATCTTAGATACTGAATTCCACTATTTGTAATACCAGTTTGGTCATCACTCGTTGGTAAATACTAAAATTTAGTCTTTGAAATATTAGTGAAATTTCGAAATATTGTTTTGATGTGGGTTTTTTTCAATTTTGATGAGGTTATTCAAATGAAATAATGATTTCTACACACAAATTAATTTTAAacttgtatacgggtaaaatcgagtcCACTGAACACCCCTATTTCCTGGTGAGGCAAACGGAACAAGAACGTGACCGTAATGAATCAGAGTCAGAGCAAGGAGCCCCTCGTATCGGGGCTCGGGCAAAACACCTGCCCTCGGGGGTATCAGGCCCATGTCCTCCGGGTTCGGTTCAAGGATCAAGATTTCAGAGAGCATTACCAAACAGCTGTACATGACTAACAAAGGGCCGAGATGTCCgtgcccaaccggatatcacggcgtgaatGTCGGCCCGTATCGGTAAAAAATCAGTGATTAGCAAAataaaagatttttacctttctttgaATTGTACTTAgtgtaaaactcccctactatataaagggggaagCTTATTATTCATGGGGGACAATGTAACACACATACCAAGGCAGTTTATTTCAATTCCCTTTGTTGTTAAAAGCTCTTATTTTTGTTCTTAAGTTCTTTATAAGTCCAAGCTTGGAATCGAGGGCAGGTTCCTCATTGAGCCATCAACCGAGCTCGAAATCACTCTTATCGTTAGTTTGGCCATTTATTACGTCTTTCATTTGCTTAATCTAACGTCATTAATCACtcgtattgaattaatccacatatccttaaaaccacatataaattcaattgttatccattttttagggtaaacaatttggcatccaccgtggggctagggataatagtggtaatttgatacaaattttcataacgCACTCTGtattacgcttgttctttgagattttaatttcaggtcaaataaaaaatgtcaaactctcaatctgctcatttgaacgttgatgctgagtctgtccaccatggcgagaacaacaatgtAGTGCCCAGCAACGAGGTGCCTCCCGTTGACCCCAACGGAGTTCCGGTCGCGGACCCAATCGATGCCAACTCACATGTAACCATCGACGCAAACTTGCCTACCGACCACGAAAACAGCGTTCGCGGGGGAGCCCGATCGATAGCCCGGGGTACACATGACAACGAAGGCGATGAGATCAATTTACGGGTGATCTTTGagatgttacaggctcaacaggcggtGATAAACCAGTTGTAGAACCAAAGCCGCGCCCCCGGCAGAGTTGAGCCCAAACCATCCCAAAAAAATACCCACAGAAATAAACCAACCACAAGAAGGCTAGGTGAAGTTAAACCCGGGACCAACCccgagataataaagatgcttgaggaactgacaaagTAGGTGAaatcaggagaaaagaagaacgaagccaacgacaaaaaaatggagatctataactccagggttgatcaaatcctaggagcaccaccgatattgaaaggcatggattccaagaaatttttCCAAAAGCCTTTCTTTCCAAGCGCAGCTCTGAAaccaatcccaaagaagttccgtATGCCAGAAATTCCAAAGTACGGGACCACAGAtccaaatgaacatgtgacctcctacacatatgccatcaagggaaatgacgtagaagatgatgaaatcgagtcgGTGCTGCTGAAAATGTTCAGAGAAACCCTGTCCAAatgagcaatgatatggtatcacaacctcccccctaattctattgattcgttcgctatgcttgcagatgccttcgTAAAGGCTCACGCTGAGGCC contains:
- the LOC107828624 gene encoding urea-proton symporter DUR3 — encoded protein: MKSRDQFTHMASNWPPFLFSSKYYSVSGDGDSCVRQSNFFGGKPVLNQGVGYSVILGFGAFFAVFHFFPGILVWLEKRYVGSRHTSEWFNTAGRNVKTGLIASVIVSQWTWAATILQSSNVAWEYGISGPFWYASGATIQVLLFGVMAIEIKRKAPYAHTVCEIVKARWGTAAHLVFLGFCFLTNIIVTAMLLLGGSAVVNALTGVNIYAASFLIPLGVIIYTLAGGLKATFLASYIHSVIVHVVLVIFVYLVYVASDELGSPSLVYRRLLEVASKSRNCQEPISHVGQSCGPVTGNFKGSYVTMLSSGGLVFGIINIVGNFGTVFVDNGYWVSAIAARPSSTHKGYLLGGLVWFAVPFSLATSLGLGALALDLPITASEASHGLVPPATAIALMGKGGSILLLTMLFMAVTSAGSSELIAVSSLCTYDIYRAYINPDASGKQILKVSRGVVLGFGCFMGILAVVLNKAGVSLGWMYLAMGVFIGSAVLPIAFMLLWQKANSFGAILGTVVGCLLGIITWLSVTKIEYGRINLDTTGRNAPMLAGNLVSILTGGAIHAVCSFLRPQNYDWQTTKQITVVEKEKSELPPEEFKEEKLNRAKAWIIKWGIGFTVVIVLLWPILTLPVGQFSKGYFTFWAVIAIVWGTVGSAVIIALPLMESWGTIQIVLNGMFTNDRVMEKLEDLNSKLNAFIIAIPEVERVYFLEKERSKRKEASESDQIVASPSH